The segment TTTTAAATTCATCAACATATGcaaagttcatttttgtttgAGGATCCGTGTAAGCTGCTTCCATCCCTGATATATCTGAATACTTTTTAGCTGGCTTAAATGAAACAGGAGCGTCGATTGACCAATACGTTTGAACGTCATCAGGCCATTTCATAACGGATTCActtgaaataatttgttttaaagtcTTCCATTGCCTTTTTTTGCCGTTCCTTCCAGCATAGTTCTGTAAGTGCAGTTAAGATGTGTGCgtgtaaaatgttttaaatgaatGGGCATACCTTACATCAAAAgatgaagatttaaaaacattcaGTTTAGTGATTATATCTTTACTGGATCCCATCGCAATTTGCTCGCAACTATCTCCAGCATTGTCTACTAATGGGGGAACttcttcctccttttttttcgtcatattagtatctataagaaaaaattcaaaataacggaacaa is part of the Lepeophtheirus salmonis chromosome 7, UVic_Lsal_1.4, whole genome shotgun sequence genome and harbors:
- the LOC121121183 gene encoding INO80 complex subunit C; this translates as MTKKKEEEVPPLVDNAGDSCEQIAMGSSKDIITKLNVFKSSSFDNYAGRNGKKRQWKTLKQIISSESVMKWPDDVQTYWSIDAPVSFKPAKKYSDISGMEAAYTDPQTKMNFAYVDEFKIIRKLPSDIIAGYLALRKANTQLQ